One genomic region from Neisseria weaveri encodes:
- a CDS encoding NADP-dependent malic enzyme, translating into MDDLIKEAALHFHEYPNPGKIQVAPTKPLATQYDLSLAYSPGVAAPCMEIYNDPLASYKYTARGNLVAVISNGTAVLGLGNIGALAGKPVMEGKGVLFKKFAGIDVFDIEVNETDPDKLVEIIASLEPTFGGINLEDIKAPECFYIEQKLRERCNIPVFHDDQHGTAIITAAAVLNALRVTGKAIENVSLVCSGAGAAAIACLDLLVALGMKRENITVCDSKGVIYTTREDRERMDESKVRYAVQDNGQRVLADAVNGKDIFLGLSGPNVLSTDMLKTMNASPIVFALANPTPEIWPPEAKEARPDVIIGTGRSDFPNQVNNVLCFPFIFRGALDVGATTINEEMKLACVRAIADLAMAESSAEVAGAYEDADLTFGPEYLIPKPFDPRLIAKIAPAVAQAAMDSGVAARPIHDMDAYVEKLNQFVYKTSLFMRPIFNQARKQIKRIVLTEGEDERVLHAAQQVVSQKLAFPILVGDKKTIEERLQSQGLTIQPGKDFELIDINCNPHFEESWKEYYQLRKRKGVTEEMARRRLRANSTLIGALMVRLGHADGMLCGTMGRFYDHFNIFEEVIGYNNPENHAFAMNALISNKGNFFIADTYINEDPDADQLAKGTLMCAKEMKRFGIKPKVALVSNSNYGSRSDKDAIKMQQALEMIREIDPDLEIDGEMQADVAMDEEMRKSIYPETTLTGSANLLVMPNVEAANISYNLLRVNATNGITVGPILMGMNKPVHIVTPISTVRRIVNMIALTAVDAQRQ; encoded by the coding sequence ATGGACGATTTAATCAAAGAAGCCGCCCTCCATTTTCACGAATATCCCAATCCGGGCAAAATCCAAGTAGCCCCCACCAAGCCTTTGGCGACGCAATACGACCTTTCGCTGGCTTATTCGCCGGGTGTGGCCGCTCCGTGTATGGAGATTTATAACGATCCGCTGGCTTCTTACAAATACACCGCCCGCGGCAATCTGGTTGCCGTGATTTCCAACGGTACCGCCGTATTGGGTTTGGGTAACATCGGCGCTTTGGCCGGCAAACCCGTGATGGAAGGTAAGGGCGTTTTGTTTAAAAAATTCGCCGGTATCGACGTATTCGACATCGAAGTCAACGAAACCGACCCCGACAAACTGGTTGAAATCATCGCCTCTTTAGAGCCTACATTCGGCGGTATCAACCTTGAAGACATCAAAGCGCCCGAGTGCTTCTATATCGAGCAAAAATTGCGCGAGCGCTGCAATATTCCCGTATTCCACGACGACCAACACGGCACGGCCATTATTACCGCCGCTGCCGTTTTGAATGCCTTGCGCGTTACCGGCAAAGCGATTGAAAACGTATCGCTGGTGTGTTCCGGCGCTGGCGCGGCTGCCATTGCCTGCTTGGATTTGCTGGTAGCCTTGGGCATGAAGCGCGAAAACATCACCGTATGCGATTCCAAAGGCGTGATTTACACCACCCGCGAAGACCGCGAACGCATGGACGAGAGCAAAGTGCGCTACGCCGTTCAAGACAACGGCCAGCGCGTATTGGCCGACGCGGTAAACGGCAAAGATATTTTCTTGGGCTTGTCCGGCCCCAATGTGTTGAGCACGGATATGCTCAAAACCATGAACGCCAGCCCCATCGTGTTTGCACTGGCCAACCCTACGCCCGAAATTTGGCCGCCTGAAGCCAAAGAAGCGCGCCCCGACGTGATTATCGGCACGGGCCGTTCGGACTTCCCCAACCAAGTCAACAACGTATTGTGCTTCCCGTTTATCTTCCGCGGCGCATTGGACGTAGGCGCAACCACCATCAACGAAGAAATGAAACTCGCCTGCGTGCGCGCCATTGCCGATTTGGCGATGGCCGAATCCAGCGCAGAGGTGGCCGGTGCCTATGAAGATGCCGATTTAACCTTCGGCCCGGAATATCTGATTCCCAAGCCGTTCGACCCGCGCCTGATCGCCAAAATCGCTCCGGCCGTTGCCCAAGCGGCGATGGATTCCGGCGTGGCAGCCCGTCCTATTCACGATATGGACGCTTATGTAGAAAAACTGAACCAGTTTGTTTACAAAACCAGCCTGTTTATGCGCCCGATTTTCAACCAAGCGCGCAAACAAATTAAGCGAATCGTGTTAACGGAAGGCGAAGACGAGCGCGTATTGCACGCCGCGCAGCAAGTGGTGTCGCAAAAACTGGCGTTCCCGATTTTGGTGGGCGACAAAAAAACCATCGAAGAGCGCTTGCAGTCGCAAGGTTTGACCATTCAGCCCGGCAAAGACTTCGAACTGATCGACATCAACTGCAATCCCCATTTCGAAGAAAGCTGGAAAGAGTATTACCAACTGCGCAAACGCAAGGGCGTAACCGAAGAAATGGCACGCCGCCGCCTGCGCGCCAACAGCACATTGATCGGCGCCTTGATGGTACGTCTCGGCCATGCAGACGGTATGCTGTGCGGCACGATGGGCCGTTTTTACGACCACTTCAACATCTTTGAAGAAGTCATCGGCTACAACAACCCGGAAAACCACGCTTTTGCCATGAACGCGCTGATTTCCAACAAAGGCAACTTCTTCATCGCCGATACCTACATCAATGAAGACCCGGATGCCGACCAATTGGCCAAAGGTACGTTGATGTGCGCCAAAGAAATGAAACGCTTCGGTATCAAACCGAAAGTGGCGTTGGTGTCCAACTCCAATTACGGTTCGCGTAGCGATAAAGATGCCATCAAAATGCAACAAGCGCTGGAGATGATCCGTGAAATCGACCCGGATTTGGAAATCGACGGCGAAATGCAGGCCGACGTGGCGATGGATGAAGAGATGCGCAAAAGCATTTATCCCGAAACCACACTCACCGGCTCGGCCAACCTGTTGGTGATGCCGAATGTAGAAGCCGCCAACATCAGCTACAACCTGCTGCGCGTGAATGCGACCAACGGTATTACCGTCGGCCCGATTCTGATGGGCATGAACAAACCGGTACACATCGTTACTCCGATTTCTACCGTGCGCCGTATCGTGAATATGATCGCGTTGACGGCGGTAGATGCGCAGCGTCAATAA
- a CDS encoding replication-associated recombination protein A, which produces MTDLFCRQPDAPLAERLRPQDLDEIIGQQHLVGTGKPLRIAIESGKPHSMLLWGPPGVGKTTLARILAQSFNAQFLPVSAVFSGVKDIREAVEKAQVALQNGQATILFVDEVHRFNKAQQDAFLPYVESGLLTFIGATTENPSFEVNPALLSRAQVYVLQPLNQEDMRLLIAKVLRLPEYREFVVNEEAQTLLIHAADGDARRMLNLLEQLLRAAQTRGLKELTAEFLADSLGTQIRRFDKGGESFYNQISALHKSVRGSRPNAALYWFCRMLDGGADPRYLSRRIVRMAWEDIGLADPRALQIANDAATTYERLGSPEGELALAQAVLYLAAAAKSNAGYKAYNQMRAFVKENGAHEVPVHLRNAPTKLMENLGYGKAYRYAHDEPHAYAAGESYMPDGVDEPDFYQPVPRGLEIKIGEKLAWLKTLDEEANQSET; this is translated from the coding sequence ATGACCGACTTATTTTGCCGCCAACCCGATGCCCCTTTGGCAGAGCGTCTGCGGCCGCAGGATTTGGATGAAATTATCGGTCAGCAGCATTTGGTCGGCACAGGCAAACCGCTCAGAATTGCCATCGAAAGCGGCAAGCCCCATTCCATGCTGCTTTGGGGGCCTCCGGGTGTCGGCAAAACCACGCTGGCACGGATTCTCGCCCAAAGTTTCAATGCACAATTCTTGCCCGTATCAGCGGTTTTTTCAGGCGTAAAAGATATTCGGGAAGCGGTAGAAAAAGCGCAAGTCGCTTTGCAAAACGGCCAGGCCACCATTTTATTTGTCGATGAAGTCCACCGTTTCAACAAAGCCCAACAAGACGCATTTCTGCCTTATGTGGAAAGCGGTTTGCTCACCTTTATCGGTGCGACAACGGAAAATCCTTCTTTCGAAGTCAATCCCGCCTTACTCAGTCGCGCACAAGTCTATGTCTTGCAACCGCTCAACCAAGAAGATATGCGCCTCTTGATTGCAAAGGTACTCCGCCTGCCCGAATACAGAGAATTTGTCGTTAACGAAGAAGCGCAAACTCTGCTGATTCACGCGGCAGACGGCGATGCGCGCAGAATGCTCAATCTTTTAGAACAGCTGCTGCGTGCCGCACAAACACGCGGCTTAAAAGAATTGACCGCCGAATTTCTCGCCGACAGCTTAGGCACGCAAATCCGCCGGTTCGACAAAGGCGGAGAAAGCTTCTACAACCAAATTTCCGCATTGCACAAATCCGTTCGCGGCTCCCGCCCAAACGCAGCCTTATATTGGTTTTGCCGCATGCTCGACGGCGGTGCGGATCCCCGCTATCTTTCCCGACGCATTGTCAGAATGGCATGGGAAGACATCGGCCTGGCCGACCCGCGCGCCTTGCAAATTGCCAATGACGCCGCCACGACTTATGAGCGGCTCGGCTCACCCGAAGGCGAACTGGCCTTGGCTCAAGCCGTGCTGTATTTGGCGGCAGCGGCAAAATCCAATGCCGGCTATAAAGCCTACAACCAGATGCGGGCTTTCGTAAAAGAAAACGGCGCACACGAAGTACCGGTTCACCTTCGCAATGCTCCGACCAAATTGATGGAAAACCTAGGCTACGGCAAAGCTTACCGCTACGCCCACGACGAGCCGCATGCTTACGCGGCAGGCGAAAGCTATATGCCCGACGGTGTAGACGAACCGGATTTCTACCAACCCGTACCGCGCGGTTTGGAAATCAAAATCGGTGAAAAACTGGCTTGGCTGAAAACTTTGGACGAAGAAGCCAATCAATCCGAAACTTAA
- the thrC gene encoding threonine synthase, with the protein MKYISTRGQTAHKPFSEVLLMGLAPDGGLMLPESYPQISPETLQQWRGLSYPELAFEIMSLFVTDIPSEDLRDILNRTYTEAAFGTAEITPVRTLSDGIKIQALSNGPTLAFKDMAMQFLGNAFEYVLAKEGKQLNILGATSGDTGSAAEYALRGKKGVHVFMLSPEGKMSAFQRAQMYSLQDENIHNIAVHGMFDDCQDIVKAVQNDAAFKEKYHIGTVNSINWGRIVAQVVYYFAGYFNTTQSNEQKVSFCVPSGNFGNVCAGHIARQMGLPIHRLIVATNENDVLDEFFKTGEYRPRTAEHTHVTSSPSMDISKASNFERFIFDLTDRDASQIQALWAEVGTGKGFDLNWLLSKVRNQYGFVSGKSLHQDRLRVIAEVYQTDGQLVDPHTADGIKVAREVREAGELIVCLETALAAKFEDTVYEAVGKVDIPRPAGLEGLESLPQRVQVVPNNAEVVKEIIRETLEK; encoded by the coding sequence ATGAAATACATTAGTACCCGCGGGCAAACCGCCCATAAACCGTTTAGCGAAGTATTACTGATGGGTCTGGCACCCGACGGCGGTTTGATGCTGCCTGAAAGTTATCCGCAAATCAGCCCGGAAACCTTGCAGCAATGGCGCGGTTTGAGCTATCCGGAGCTGGCTTTTGAAATCATGAGTCTGTTTGTAACCGACATTCCGTCTGAAGATTTGCGCGATATTCTCAACCGCACCTACACCGAAGCCGCATTCGGTACGGCGGAAATCACGCCCGTGCGCACGCTTTCGGACGGCATTAAAATCCAAGCATTGTCCAACGGCCCGACTTTGGCATTTAAAGATATGGCTATGCAGTTTCTCGGCAACGCGTTTGAATATGTGTTGGCAAAAGAGGGTAAGCAGTTGAATATTCTCGGCGCTACCAGCGGCGACACCGGTTCGGCGGCCGAGTATGCTTTACGCGGCAAAAAAGGCGTGCATGTGTTTATGTTGTCGCCCGAAGGTAAAATGAGTGCGTTTCAGCGTGCACAGATGTACAGCCTGCAAGACGAAAACATCCATAATATCGCCGTTCACGGTATGTTTGACGACTGCCAAGATATCGTTAAGGCCGTGCAAAACGATGCGGCGTTCAAAGAAAAATACCATATCGGTACGGTAAACTCGATCAATTGGGGCCGCATTGTCGCGCAAGTAGTGTATTACTTTGCCGGTTATTTCAATACAACGCAAAGCAACGAGCAAAAAGTCAGCTTCTGCGTACCGAGCGGTAACTTCGGCAACGTGTGTGCCGGCCACATCGCCCGCCAGATGGGCTTGCCTATCCACCGTTTGATTGTCGCCACCAATGAAAACGATGTATTGGACGAGTTTTTCAAAACCGGCGAATACCGTCCGCGTACGGCCGAGCATACGCATGTTACCTCCAGCCCGTCGATGGACATTTCCAAAGCCTCGAATTTTGAACGCTTCATTTTCGATTTGACCGACCGCGATGCAAGCCAGATTCAGGCTTTGTGGGCGGAAGTCGGTACGGGTAAAGGTTTTGATTTGAATTGGCTTTTGTCGAAAGTGCGCAACCAATACGGCTTCGTTTCAGGTAAGAGCCTGCATCAAGACCGCCTGCGTGTGATTGCCGAAGTTTATCAGACAGACGGCCAATTGGTTGATCCGCATACCGCAGACGGCATCAAAGTGGCGCGTGAAGTCAGAGAGGCAGGCGAATTGATTGTTTGCCTGGAAACGGCATTGGCGGCCAAGTTTGAAGACACGGTTTATGAAGCGGTCGGCAAAGTCGATATTCCCCGTCCGGCAGGTTTGGAGGGTTTGGAATCGTTGCCGCAGCGCGTTCAGGTTGTGCCGAATAATGCGGAAGTGGTTAAAGAAATCATCCGCGAAACGTTGGAAAAATAA
- the msbA gene encoding lipid A export permease/ATP-binding protein MsbA: protein MPTPKEQSSWQLYRRLLGYLKDYWKIFLLALFSMLVVAITMPAFGYLLKPLINEGFVDKNMEKMVWLPMAVVGLFLIRGVFNFINEYCTTYLSSHLVQRLRGEMFGKLMRLPSAYFSNNASGRVMSRILSDVNQITEAGFNVITVLAKDGVSVIGLFCLLLYLDWKLTLITFAVLPMVALSVRLVSKRLRKLSQSNQLYLGQMMQVLGESIDGARVVKVYGGQKYECNRFDNVATQVRRNIVKQASASSFGTGFTQLMASIALAVIVYMAANQASNTDFSAGDFMSFLSSMIMMFDPIKRMTGVMQSLQRGLAAAESVFGFLDEPEEVDGGLQRLGNKPGDIEFVDVVHRYPEAERNSLNGINLTVPQGKVIALVGASGCGKTTLANMLPRFFNPTEGVVKISGVDIREYTLESLRAQMALVSQDVVLFNGSVAGNIAYGSLNKVSEADIIDAAKAANAWEFIKNMPQGLQTEIGENGLKLSGGQRQRLAIARALLKNAPILILDEATSALDNESERLVQTALETLMQNRTTIVIAHRLSTIEKADSIVVMHEGKVVEQGTHQELLARGGRYADLHSLQFDG, encoded by the coding sequence ATGCCTACACCTAAAGAACAATCCAGTTGGCAGCTTTACCGGCGTTTGTTGGGCTATCTGAAAGATTACTGGAAGATTTTCCTGCTTGCATTATTTTCCATGTTGGTCGTAGCCATAACGATGCCGGCATTCGGTTATCTGCTCAAGCCTTTGATTAATGAAGGCTTTGTGGATAAAAATATGGAAAAAATGGTTTGGCTGCCGATGGCGGTGGTCGGCCTGTTTCTGATTCGCGGCGTGTTCAATTTTATCAACGAATACTGCACAACTTATCTTTCCAGCCATTTGGTTCAACGTCTGCGCGGTGAAATGTTCGGCAAGCTGATGCGGCTGCCGAGCGCATATTTCAGCAATAACGCCAGCGGCAGGGTCATGTCGCGGATTTTGAGCGATGTGAACCAAATCACCGAAGCCGGTTTCAACGTAATTACAGTGTTGGCCAAAGACGGAGTGAGCGTAATCGGCCTGTTTTGCCTGTTGCTGTATTTGGATTGGAAGCTGACTCTGATTACCTTTGCCGTCCTGCCTATGGTTGCCTTAAGCGTGCGCCTGGTCAGCAAGCGTTTGCGCAAACTGTCGCAAAGCAACCAGCTTTATTTGGGGCAGATGATGCAGGTGCTGGGCGAGAGCATAGATGGCGCGCGGGTCGTTAAAGTGTATGGCGGTCAAAAATACGAATGCAACCGCTTCGACAATGTGGCCACACAAGTGCGCCGCAATATCGTCAAACAGGCTTCTGCCAGCTCGTTCGGAACGGGCTTCACCCAGCTGATGGCTTCGATCGCTTTGGCCGTGATTGTTTATATGGCCGCCAATCAAGCCAGCAATACCGATTTCAGTGCCGGCGATTTCATGTCGTTTTTATCCAGCATGATTATGATGTTCGATCCCATCAAGCGGATGACCGGCGTGATGCAGTCTTTGCAGCGCGGGTTGGCGGCTGCGGAAAGCGTATTCGGATTTTTAGACGAGCCGGAGGAAGTGGACGGCGGCTTGCAACGATTGGGCAATAAGCCCGGCGATATTGAATTTGTCGATGTCGTACACCGTTATCCCGAAGCGGAACGCAACAGCTTGAACGGGATCAATCTGACCGTACCGCAAGGCAAAGTGATTGCTTTAGTGGGCGCGTCGGGTTGCGGTAAAACCACGTTGGCCAATATGCTGCCGCGCTTTTTCAATCCTACCGAGGGCGTAGTAAAGATAAGCGGCGTCGATATCCGGGAATACACGTTGGAAAGTCTGCGTGCCCAAATGGCATTGGTCAGTCAAGATGTCGTGCTGTTTAACGGCTCTGTGGCCGGAAATATTGCATACGGTTCTTTAAACAAAGTCAGCGAAGCCGATATTATCGATGCGGCCAAAGCCGCCAACGCTTGGGAATTTATCAAAAATATGCCTCAAGGGCTGCAAACCGAGATCGGCGAAAACGGCTTGAAACTGTCGGGCGGTCAGCGCCAACGCTTGGCGATTGCCCGCGCATTGCTGAAAAACGCACCGATTTTGATTTTAGACGAAGCCACCAGCGCACTGGACAACGAATCGGAGCGCTTGGTTCAGACGGCATTGGAAACGCTGATGCAGAACCGTACCACGATTGTGATCGCCCACCGTTTGTCTACTATCGAAAAAGCCGACAGTATTGTGGTGATGCACGAAGGCAAAGTTGTCGAGCAGGGCACGCATCAAGAACTTTTGGCACGCGGCGGACGCTATGCCGACCTGCACAGCCTGCAATTTGACGGTTGA
- a CDS encoding ferredoxin--NADP reductase codes for MAAFNTQKVLSVHHWTDAYFTFTCTRDESLRFENGQFVMVGLMVDGKPLMRAYSVASANWEEHLEFFSIKVQNGPLTSRLQHLKVGDEVLISKKPTGTLICGDLNPGKHLYLLSTGTGIAPFLSITKDPEVYEQFEKIILVHGVRYKQDLAYYDRFTKELPEHEYLGEMVKEKLIYYPIVSREEYVHQGRLTDLMTSGKLFEDIGLPPMNPQDDRAMLCGSPSMLKDTAAVLDSFGLKVSPKMGQRGDYLIERAFVEQ; via the coding sequence ATGGCAGCATTTAATACCCAGAAAGTATTATCCGTTCATCACTGGACAGATGCTTATTTTACTTTTACCTGCACACGCGACGAGAGCCTGCGCTTTGAAAACGGCCAATTTGTGATGGTCGGCCTGATGGTTGACGGCAAACCGCTGATGCGCGCGTACAGCGTGGCCAGTGCAAACTGGGAAGAGCATTTGGAATTTTTCAGTATCAAAGTCCAAAACGGCCCGTTGACCAGCCGTCTGCAGCATTTGAAAGTCGGCGATGAAGTGCTGATCAGCAAAAAACCGACCGGAACATTGATTTGCGGCGATTTAAACCCGGGCAAACACCTGTATCTGTTGAGCACGGGAACAGGCATCGCTCCTTTCCTGAGCATTACCAAAGATCCCGAAGTGTACGAGCAGTTTGAAAAAATCATTCTGGTGCACGGCGTGCGCTACAAGCAGGACTTGGCCTATTACGACCGCTTCACCAAAGAGCTGCCCGAGCATGAGTATCTGGGTGAAATGGTCAAAGAAAAATTGATTTATTATCCGATCGTTTCCCGTGAGGAATATGTTCATCAAGGCCGTTTGACCGATTTGATGACCAGCGGCAAACTGTTTGAAGACATCGGCTTGCCACCCATGAATCCGCAAGACGACCGCGCCATGTTGTGCGGCAGTCCTTCCATGTTGAAAGACACTGCAGCAGTATTGGACAGCTTCGGTTTGAAAGTCTCTCCGAAGATGGGACAGCGCGGCGATTATCTGATCGAACGTGCATTTGTAGAGCAATAA
- a CDS encoding lysine exporter LysO family protein — MNSLMTLAMVLTPLFLGFFIRLPKAYLPAVDRLLTVLVYMILALIGVSLSRVENLGGQIQTIAGAAVLLFVCVIGMNLSVLMWFDRRYPWQTSGGGKKSRVSVAGSIKQMGCVVSGFALGVVLPEFLLPPENLGTYCLMLMVLLVGVQLSSSGVRLRQVLVNKRGVQTSIGIILSSLAGGLLFSALMPGVSWIKGLALASGFGWYSLSGIVMTEAYGPVWGSVALLNDLSREFFALVFIPILMRRYPSAAVGVGGATSMDFTLPVIQSAGGLQVVPLAISFGFIVNVIAPFLMVVFSSLRF; from the coding sequence ATGAATAGTTTGATGACTTTGGCGATGGTGTTGACGCCGCTGTTTTTGGGATTCTTTATCCGCTTGCCCAAAGCTTATCTGCCGGCTGTGGATAGGTTGCTGACGGTGTTGGTGTACATGATTTTGGCTTTAATCGGCGTCTCTCTGTCGCGTGTTGAGAATTTGGGCGGGCAGATCCAAACGATAGCCGGTGCGGCGGTTTTGTTGTTTGTGTGTGTGATCGGCATGAATCTGTCGGTATTGATGTGGTTCGACCGGCGTTATCCATGGCAGACTTCGGGGGGCGGGAAAAAATCCAGAGTCAGTGTTGCGGGCAGCATCAAACAGATGGGCTGTGTGGTTTCGGGTTTTGCATTAGGTGTGGTTTTGCCTGAGTTTTTATTGCCGCCTGAAAATTTGGGTACGTATTGCCTGATGTTGATGGTGTTGTTGGTCGGTGTGCAGTTGAGCAGCAGCGGTGTCCGTTTGCGGCAGGTGTTGGTCAATAAACGCGGTGTGCAAACCAGTATCGGCATTATTTTGTCTTCATTGGCGGGCGGGTTGCTGTTTTCCGCTTTGATGCCCGGTGTTTCTTGGATAAAAGGTTTGGCTTTGGCATCGGGCTTCGGTTGGTATTCGCTGTCGGGCATCGTGATGACGGAGGCTTACGGGCCGGTGTGGGGCAGTGTGGCTTTGTTAAACGATTTGTCGCGCGAGTTTTTTGCTTTGGTTTTTATTCCGATTTTGATGAGACGTTATCCGAGTGCGGCGGTCGGTGTGGGCGGGGCGACAAGTATGGATTTTACGTTGCCGGTGATTCAAAGTGCGGGCGGTTTGCAGGTCGTGCCGTTGGCCATCAGTTTCGGCTTTATTGTTAATGTTATTGCGCCGTTTTTAATGGTTGTTTTTTCTTCGCTGCGCTTTTAA
- a CDS encoding DeoR/GlpR family DNA-binding transcription regulator yields the protein MPPRIQRHEKIIALVREHNFMPIEQLARELDVTPQTIRRDINQLCEENILRRYHGGATLGEGLENDDFQSHKVKLQTEKAHIADLVASHIPDNASLFLSIGTTIEAVAMALIKKRKNLCIITNNIHVASIVSGRSDYNVLITSGVVRPIDGGVTGVATVDFINQFKVDYAVLSASGIEQDGSLLDFDYKEVSVMQAMMANARLRYLAVDHTKFGRNALVRMGDMTEFNAVFTDRVPSDAVCKRLQEAGVPWYVAEE from the coding sequence ATGCCGCCACGCATACAAAGACACGAAAAAATCATTGCCTTGGTTCGCGAGCATAACTTTATGCCGATCGAACAGCTTGCCCGGGAATTGGATGTTACGCCGCAGACGATCCGTCGCGACATCAACCAGTTGTGCGAGGAAAATATCCTGCGCCGTTATCATGGCGGCGCTACATTGGGCGAGGGTTTGGAAAACGATGATTTTCAAAGCCATAAAGTCAAACTGCAAACTGAAAAAGCGCATATTGCCGATTTGGTTGCGTCGCATATTCCTGATAATGCTTCATTGTTTTTAAGTATCGGTACGACTATTGAAGCGGTTGCTATGGCTTTGATTAAAAAGCGTAAAAACCTTTGTATTATCACCAATAACATTCATGTTGCCTCTATTGTTTCCGGCCGCAGCGATTACAATGTATTGATTACGTCGGGTGTGGTCCGTCCTATCGACGGCGGGGTAACGGGTGTGGCAACGGTGGATTTTATTAATCAGTTTAAAGTCGATTATGCGGTTTTGAGTGCGTCGGGTATCGAGCAGGACGGTTCGTTGTTGGATTTCGATTATAAAGAAGTCAGTGTGATGCAGGCGATGATGGCCAATGCGCGTTTGCGTTATTTGGCGGTGGATCATACTAAATTCGGCCGTAATGCTTTGGTGCGTATGGGAGATATGACGGAATTTAATGCGGTGTTTACCGACCGTGTTCCGAGTGATGCGGTGTGTAAGCGTTTGCAGGAAGCCGGTGTGCCTTGGTATGTTGCCGAAGAATAA
- a CDS encoding RidA family protein, whose translation MSVQYFGQAHRLSEATVANGFVFLSGMVPENTDVDVAEQTRDVLAQIDKWLAECGSDKKHILEATIFLPDLNNYQAMNEAWDAWVAPGHAPARACVEAKLANPDWGVEIKVSAVQIKK comes from the coding sequence ATGAGCGTTCAATATTTCGGACAAGCACACCGTCTTTCAGAAGCCACCGTTGCCAACGGATTCGTTTTCCTATCAGGCATGGTTCCCGAAAATACCGATGTCGACGTAGCCGAACAAACCCGCGATGTACTGGCCCAAATCGACAAATGGCTGGCCGAGTGCGGCTCGGATAAAAAACATATCTTGGAAGCCACCATTTTTCTGCCCGACTTAAACAACTATCAAGCCATGAACGAAGCATGGGACGCTTGGGTCGCACCCGGCCACGCCCCCGCCCGTGCCTGCGTCGAAGCCAAACTGGCCAATCCCGACTGGGGCGTCGAAATCAAAGTTTCAGCCGTACAGATAAAAAAATAA
- the ybaK gene encoding Cys-tRNA(Pro) deacylase, whose translation MSKSDYPVTTAIRFLRAHGIDFEPKLYEYVEHGGTAQSALCLGVDEHHVVKTIVLQNEQKKGMIVLMHGDKQISTRNLARELGMKHIEPADPKQANKWTGFLVGGTSPFGTKTVLPVYVEHTVWDLDTIYINGGKRGFLVAVSPEALKALNPQSVNVATDA comes from the coding sequence ATGAGTAAATCAGATTATCCGGTTACGACCGCCATACGTTTTTTAAGGGCGCACGGCATCGATTTCGAACCCAAGCTTTATGAGTATGTCGAACACGGCGGAACGGCTCAATCGGCTTTGTGTTTGGGTGTGGACGAGCATCATGTGGTCAAAACAATTGTTCTGCAAAACGAACAGAAAAAAGGCATGATTGTGTTGATGCACGGCGACAAGCAGATTTCGACCCGTAATTTGGCGCGCGAATTGGGTATGAAACATATCGAGCCTGCCGATCCGAAACAGGCAAACAAGTGGACGGGTTTTTTGGTGGGCGGTACCAGTCCGTTTGGCACGAAAACCGTGCTTCCGGTTTATGTGGAACATACGGTTTGGGATTTGGATACGATTTATATCAACGGCGGTAAGCGCGGCTTTTTGGTGGCGGTGTCGCCCGAGGCTTTGAAGGCGTTGAATCCGCAAAGCGTGAATGTGGCAACCGATGCCTAG